CTGGACTGGAAGAGCCTTGCGACCAGCGCGCAGACCGTGTTCGAGCTGTTTCCGGTGATGCGCAGCGCGACGATCGTCCGCGCCTGGGCCGGCATCGAGGCCAAGATGAAGGACGACATTCCCGTGTTCGGCCCGAGCAGCCGTCACATGGGTCTGTATCACCAGTTCGGCTTCTCGCTGCACGGTTTTCAGCTCGGCCCCGGCGCCGGCGCCGTGATGGCGGAGCTGATCGTCAATGGCGGCACCCAGACCCGCGTCAGCGATCTCGGCATCGACCGCTTCTATTCCCCCACGCTCTAACCTCAAGAGGACATCATGAGCATCACCCGCAACATCCGCACGCCCATTCAGCACCGCGCCGTCGAAGCCAACGGCTTCGTCTTCATCGGCGGCACCATCGCCGACGACATCTCGGGCTCGATGGGCGAGCAGACCCGCAACATCCTGGGCAAGATCGCCGGCTATCTGAAGGAAGCCGGCACCGACAAGTCGCGCGTCGTCAGTTCCTCGATCTTCGTGACCGACCTCTCCAAGAAGAACGAGATGGACCCGGTTTGGACCGAGTTCTTCGGCGACAATCTGCCGACCCGCGCCACCGTCGGCGTCGCCGATCTCGGCGGCGCGCTGATCGAGGTGGTGGTCACCGCGCTCAAGGGTTGATCGTAAAGCCTGTGGGGGCGTCAGCGCCTGGGGCACTGTCGTCCCCGCGATCTTGATCTCGCCCGATTGCGGGACTAAGAAGAAGCTTCATCAATCAGGATATTCGAGAGCCATGGATTTCACCCCGACCGCAAAGCCCATCCGCCTTGCTCACGGGGAATTCCATGCCTGCTTCAATCATCCTGTCGAACCTGTCGCTGTCCACGCCTGACGGCCGTTCTCTTCTCTCCAATATCGATCTGACATTCGCGGCCGAGCGGACTGGCCTCGTCGGCCGCAATGGCGTCGGAAAGACGACGCTGCTTGCGTCGATCACCGAGGAGCATGTTCCCCAATCCGGGCGCGTCCTGGTCAACGGCAGCATCGGCCTGCTGCGCCAGGACGTGCAGGTGCTCGCGGGCGCGACCGTCGCCGATCTGTTCGGCGTGCGGCAGGCGCTGGAGCTCTTGCGCCGCGCCGAGCACGGCGACGCCTCCGCCGAAGAGATCGCCACGATAGACTGGACCCTCGAAGCGCGGCTCGAGGCCTCACTGGCGCGCGTCGGGTTCGATCCATCTCCCGATACGGAGCTGTCCTGCCTGTCCGGCGGCCAGATCACGCGGGTTCGTCTCGCCGCGCTGCTGTTTGCCGAGCCCGACTTCGTCCTGCTGGACGAGCCCACCAACAACCTCGACCGGGACGGACGCATGGCCGTGATCGATCTCCTCGCCGCCTGGCGTGGCGGCGCAGTCGTCGTCAGCCACGATCGGGATTTGCTCGAAACCATGGATGCGATCGTCGAGCTGACGTCGCTGGGCGCCATGCGATACGGCGGCAACTGGAGCAGTTTCCGCGCACAGAAGGCCGTCGAGCTGGCGGCAGCGAGGCACGACCTCGCGCACGCCGAAAGGCGTCTGTCCGAGATCGATGGCAAGGCGCAGGAAGCTGCGGAGAAGATGGCGCGGAAGGACAGCGGCGGCCGGAAGAAGCGCGCTAGAGGCGACATGCCGCGGATACTCGCCGGCGCGCGCCAGGACCGCAGTGAGGATAGCGGCGGCAGGAATGCGCAAATCGCCGAGCGGCGGCGCGTGGAGGCCGTTGAAGCCGTCGACACGGCAAGTCGGCGCATCGAAATTCTTCAGCCGCTGTCGGTCAAATTGCCCGCGACGAACCTGCCGGCGGGCAGGGAGATGCTTGCGCTCGACAGCATCAGCGCCGGCTACCGGCCGGAGCGGCCGGTCCTGCGCGATCTCTCATTTGCCATCGTCGGGCCCGAACGGGTCGCGCTGGTCGGGCCGAACGGTTCCGGCAAGACGACGCTGCTGAGGGTCATCGCCGGCGAGCTGCGCCCGTTCTCTGGCGCCGTGCGGCTCAGGCCGGACGTCGCGTTGCTGGACCAGAAGGTCAGCCTGCTCGATCCCTCGATCTCCATCCTGGAGAATTTCGGCCGTCTCAATCCAAAGGCCGGCACGAATGAGCGCCATGCGGCCCTCGCGCGCTTCATGTTTCGTGCCGACGCCGCCTTGCAGATCGTCGGGACCCTGAGCGGCGGGCAGTTGCTTCGTGCAGGCCTTGCTTGCGTGCTTGGCGGGGTGACGCCACCGTCCCTGCTGATCCTGGACGAGCCGACCAATCATCTCGACATCGACTCGATCGAGGCCGTTGAAGCGGGCTTGCGAGCCTATGATGGCGCGCTGCTCGTCGTCAGTCACGACGAAGCATTCCTGCGGGCGATCGGGGTCACGCGGCGGCTTGACCTCACGGGCGAACGTGACTGTAGACGCCCGTCATTCGAACAATAAAAACCCGACGCCCTGCCCCCAGCGCGTCGGGTGGAAAAATGAGTATCAATCAGTGATCCCAACGCCACTGTTGTGACGCGCGCCGTGGCCTTTTTCTACTCCGGGAAACTACCGCGTCGGCTATGACGCCGAACTGCCGCCCGGCTCCAGCGCCTCGCCGATCTCCAGCGGATGCGCCATGGTCTCGTGCAGCGCCTCGCGGTCGAGCTCGCCTTCGGAGATGCTGATGACAACGCAGGCGACGCCGTTGCCGATCAAATTGGTCAGCGCGCGGCATTCGCTCATGAACTTGTCGATGCCGACCAGGATCGCGATCGACTGGATCGGGATGTCAGGCACGATCGAAAGCGTCGCCGCGAGCGTGATGAAGCCCGCGCCGGTGACGCCCGAGGCGCCCTTCGAGGTGATCATGGCGATGCCCAGAATGCCGAGCTCCTGCCAGATCGTCAGATGGGTGTTGGTCGCCTGCGCCAGGAACAGCGTCGCCAGCGTCATGTAGATGTTGGTGCCGTCGAGGTTGAAGCTGTAGCCGGTCGGGATCACGAGGCCGACCACCGAGCGCGAGGCGCCCAGATGCTCCATCTTCTGGATCATCTGCGGCAGCACCGTCTCCGACGACGAGGTGCCGAGCACGATCAGGAGCTCGTCCTTGATGTAGGCGATGAAGCGCAGGATCGAGAAGCCGGCGAGGCGGGCGATCGAGCCCAGCACGATCAGCACGAACAGGATGCTGGTGAGATAGAACGTGCCGATCAGGGCGGCGAGGTTGAGCAGCGAGCCGAGGCCGTAGGCGCCGACGGTGAACGCCATCGCGCCGAAGGCGCCGATCGGCGCCACGCGCACGATGATGCGGATGATCCCGAAGAACATCTTCGCGGCCTTGTCGATGGCCTCGGCGATGGGCTCGCCGGCCTTGCCGAGGAAGGCGATGGCGAAGCCCGAGAGGATTGAGATCAGCAAAACCTGGAGCAGGTCGCCGCGCGCGATCGCGCCGACATAGCTGTCGGGGATGATCGCCATCAGATGGGCGACGATGCCCTCTTCCTTGGCCTTGGTGACGTAGGTCGCGACCGATTTCGGATCGATCGACGCCGGGTCGATGTTGAAGCCGTGGCCGGGCTGGAGGATCTCGCCGACCAGGAGGCCGACGGCGAGCGCGACGGTCGAGACCGTCTCGAAATAGATCAGCGACTTCAGCCCGACCCTGCCGACGCGCTTGAGATCGCCCATCGAGGAGATGCCGTGCACGACGGTGCAGAAGATCACCGGCGCGATCATCATCTTGATCAGCGCGATGAAGCCGTCGCCGAGTGGCTTTAAGGCCTTGCCGAGATCGGGATAGAAATAGCCGATCAGCACCCCGAGCGCGATCGCGATCAGCACCTGGACGTAGAGGATCTTGTACCAGGGCTGATGCCGGCGATGAACGGCTGGCTGGATCGCGACTTGTGTCATATTGTGGGCCCCGGAACGCATTGATTTTGCAAGATTTGAGTCGGGCAAGATTTGAATCTTGTATGTCCTGCATCATGTGATGGCCGCCGCAGAAGCGACAATCACATTTTTGTCGGATCGCACGAAGATCAGTCGCTGCAGCGCAACCGGGGGGAACATGACAACGACGACAAGCTCGGATGAGCAAGGGCAGGGCTATTTTCCGCGCTGGAAGCTCAAGACCTCGGGCGTGATCTTGCCGGAGGAACGGCTGTCGTGGGGCCAGACCGTCATCTCCGGTCTCCAGCATTGCGTCGCCATGTCGGGCTCGACCATCATCGCGCCGCTGCTGATGGGATTCGATCCCAATGTTGCGGTCCTGTTCTCCGGCATCGGCACGCTGATCTTCTTCGTCATCGTCGCCGCGCGCGTGCCGAGCTATCTCGGCTCGAGCTTTGCGTTCATCGCCGTCGTCATCGCCGCCACCGGCTATGCCGGGCAGGGGCCCAACCCGAATATCTCCGTTGCGCTGGGCGGCATCGTCGGCGCCGGCGTGCTCTATGGCGTGATCGCACTGATCGTGATGTGGTCGGGCGTCGGCTGGGTCGAGCGGCTGATGCCGCCGGCCGTCACCGGTGCCGTAGTCGCCGCGATCGGCCTCAACCTCGCGCCCGTGGCGGTCAAGGCGGTGAGCGCCAATGCTTTCGAGACCTGGATTGGTCTTGCGACCGTGCTGATGATTGGCGTGCTGGCCGTGGCCGCGCCGGGCCTGTGGCGGCGCCTGCCGATCATCCTTGGTGCGATCGGCGGATATC
The genomic region above belongs to Bradyrhizobium arachidis and contains:
- a CDS encoding RidA family protein → MSITRNIRTPIQHRAVEANGFVFIGGTIADDISGSMGEQTRNILGKIAGYLKEAGTDKSRVVSSSIFVTDLSKKNEMDPVWTEFFGDNLPTRATVGVADLGGALIEVVVTALKG
- a CDS encoding dicarboxylate/amino acid:cation symporter translates to MTQVAIQPAVHRRHQPWYKILYVQVLIAIALGVLIGYFYPDLGKALKPLGDGFIALIKMMIAPVIFCTVVHGISSMGDLKRVGRVGLKSLIYFETVSTVALAVGLLVGEILQPGHGFNIDPASIDPKSVATYVTKAKEEGIVAHLMAIIPDSYVGAIARGDLLQVLLISILSGFAIAFLGKAGEPIAEAIDKAAKMFFGIIRIIVRVAPIGAFGAMAFTVGAYGLGSLLNLAALIGTFYLTSILFVLIVLGSIARLAGFSILRFIAYIKDELLIVLGTSSSETVLPQMIQKMEHLGASRSVVGLVIPTGYSFNLDGTNIYMTLATLFLAQATNTHLTIWQELGILGIAMITSKGASGVTGAGFITLAATLSIVPDIPIQSIAILVGIDKFMSECRALTNLIGNGVACVVISISEGELDREALHETMAHPLEIGEALEPGGSSAS
- a CDS encoding ABC-F family ATP-binding cassette domain-containing protein, whose protein sequence is MPASIILSNLSLSTPDGRSLLSNIDLTFAAERTGLVGRNGVGKTTLLASITEEHVPQSGRVLVNGSIGLLRQDVQVLAGATVADLFGVRQALELLRRAEHGDASAEEIATIDWTLEARLEASLARVGFDPSPDTELSCLSGGQITRVRLAALLFAEPDFVLLDEPTNNLDRDGRMAVIDLLAAWRGGAVVVSHDRDLLETMDAIVELTSLGAMRYGGNWSSFRAQKAVELAAARHDLAHAERRLSEIDGKAQEAAEKMARKDSGGRKKRARGDMPRILAGARQDRSEDSGGRNAQIAERRRVEAVEAVDTASRRIEILQPLSVKLPATNLPAGREMLALDSISAGYRPERPVLRDLSFAIVGPERVALVGPNGSGKTTLLRVIAGELRPFSGAVRLRPDVALLDQKVSLLDPSISILENFGRLNPKAGTNERHAALARFMFRADAALQIVGTLSGGQLLRAGLACVLGGVTPPSLLILDEPTNHLDIDSIEAVEAGLRAYDGALLVVSHDEAFLRAIGVTRRLDLTGERDCRRPSFEQ